The nucleotide window CTTCCTGATGCTGCCGATCTACTGGCTCGTCGCGATGAGTTTTAAGACAACCAATGAAATCCTGGCCGGGTTCACCCTGTTCCCGCAAACCTGGACGCTCGCCAACTACATCGAGATCTTCACCGATCCAACCTGGTATTGGGGTTACATCAACTCGATCATCTACGTCACGATGAATACGGTGATCTCCGTTCTGGTGGCGTTGCCTGCAGCCTATGCGTTCTCACGCTATTCCTTTGTTGGCGACAAGCAGCTTTTCTTCTGGCTGTTGACCAACCGGATGGCTCCTGCTGCAGTCTTCGCACTGCCGTTCTTCCAGCTCTATTCCGCTGTTGGTCTGTTCGATACCCACATCGCAGTTGCTCTGGCGCATTGCCTGTTCAACATTCCGCTGGCGGTCTGGATCCTGGAAGGTTTCATGAGCGGTGTCCCGAAAGAACTCGACGAGACTGCTTATGTCGACGGCTATTCGTTCCCGCGGTTCTTCGCGACGATATTCCTGCCGGCGATCAAATCCGGTGTCGGGGTGGCCGCTTTCTTCTGCTTCATGTTCTCCTGGGTGGAGATGCTGCTATCCAAGACCCTGACAGCTGTTGAAGCCAAACCGATTGCCGCCGTGATGACCCGAACCGCTTCCTCCGCCGGTTATGAACTCGGGCTTCTGGCGGCCGCCGGGACCCTGACTATCATTCCCGGCGCCATCGTCATCTACTTTGTCCGCAACTACATTGCCAAGGGCTTCGCCCTGGGGAGGGTGTAATGCTTGGTTGGATGGCCTGGACCTGGCCGACAGCTCTTTTGTTTGTCGGCATCTTTTCAGCTGTCGGTTTTCTGACGTTCCTAGAAATCCGGTATCCAGGCGGTGACGCGCGCCAGGGGGTGCTGGGGCTCACAACGACGCGTGGTGACCGCCTTTTCATCACACTGCTCGGCACTGCCTACATATTCCTGGCCTGGCTCGGCCTCATCGGATACCCGCTCTGGGGTGCGTTGGGACTTAGCCTTGCCTGGTGTGTGTTTTGCTTCTGGAAGGTCTAAACATTTGCCACGCCCGGTAAAGTATCGGGCGTGGCGAAGTTCTTTGATCGACTAAAAGTATAGTAATTTGCGGAAGATTGATGCAAGAATAGGCGCTGTGAGTCACATCCATTCCGCGATAGGCGCAGGACCATAATGAGAAAGCGTAAAAGCAACGAGTTTTTGACCGAAGTCGAACTGGAGTTCATGACCGAACTCTGGAAGATCGGCGAAGGCTCCGTGCGCGACATTCTGGATTGTCTGCCGTCGGAGAGAAAGCTCGCCTATACGTCCTGTGCCACCATTATGCGGATCCTGGATGAGAAAGGGTTCGTGGACAGCCGAAAAGAAGGCAAGACATTTATCTATTCCCCCGTGCTGACCAAGGACGCCTACCAGTCCCGTTCCATCCGAAATCTGTCAGAAAAACTATTTGACGGCACGCCGGCCTCGCTTGTGGCCCGGCTGGTCGATGAATACGAGTTTTCGGAGGACGACCTGGAGGAAATTAGAGCGTTACTGGACAGGAGGAGGACAGATGACGCTACTTAACATGATGCTCGATGTTTACATCGACTTAAATGTCACGCTGGCTGTGACTGCACTGATCTGGATGGTCGTAAAGCTGGTGATGACACGCACAGGCATCAAGCTTGCCTACAATCTTCAACTCGCACTTCTGAACGGCCTGTTTGCCGTTCTGATCCTGTCTCCGGCTGCAGCGGCGCTTTATCACTACCTGGGAACGCTTCAGATGGTCCCAGCTGCGGCGAGCGTCAATCTGTCGGATATGGTGGTGGCCCAGTACATTCGCGGCGGCATTGATATGCCCGCTCAGGACTTTCAGGCCATCCTTGGTATGCGCGGGCAGATCAGCGAAGGCATCTTGAGCTTCTCGCCTGGCATTGGCGGCGCGATAGCTGTCCTGTTGCTTGCCGGCTTTACCTATTTCGGACTGCGGCTGGTCTCAAGCTTTGTCCGTCTGTCGGACTTTCTGTCCAATTGCCACGAATGGCGCCGTTCGGGACGTGTTCAGCTATTGTTGTCCGACTGGGCGCTGGTGCCGTTTTCCGCAAGGGGGCTTAGTCGCCACTACATTGTCATCCCGTCCGAACTTCTGACCCAGCCTGAGGATCTCAAGCTGGTGATGCGTCACGAGCTTCAGCACGTGAGGCAGGGCGATGTCACCTGGGAAATCGCACTGGAAACGCTTCGGCCGTTCTTCTTCTGGAACCCGTTCTTCTATGTCTGGAAATCCGAAGTTGAGCGTCTGCGTGAACTGGCTTGCGATCAGAAAGTCACTGAAGACAAGCGCATCGACGTGATGGCCTATTGCATGTGCCTGCTGCGCGCTGCGCAGGCGGGTCTGAAAAAACGTCAGGAGCAGGCGGCAAAGCGTGTGACTGGCGACATCGCAGCCGTTGCCTTGATCGAAGTTCAGGACAAGGTTCTTCGGCGTTCCCCGTCGCAGAAATTGCGCCGACGCGTGGAAGCTCTGCTTGACACAAAACAGGTGCGTCCTCACTGGGGCGTGCTGGGTCTTGCCGTTCTGCCTGTCGTCGCCGTTGTGTTCCTGACGGCACTGTCCATTCAGAAACCACCCGATTGGACCCATGATCGTTTGATGTTGTCGACGATCGTCAATCTTGAGCGCCTGGAAGCGATCAACACCTTCGGTCAGAGACCTCTAAGGTAATTTGCCAGACCTTATTCTGGACCACATCCAAGAAGCCCGGATCATCTCATGGTCCGGGCTTTTTTATTCTCAACTTGATTGCCTCAGACGAAACTTTGCACCAGCCGCGTCCGGTCGGCGATTACAGTGCCCTGTTCTCTATGAGGTCAGGTTGCACCTAAAATACTGATTGTATAACGTAAGGGCATGCTAGAATAAGTAGAGTTATTTCTTTTCGTTTTTCGATTTCATTTAGGGAGGCTTTGAGCATGACTGCGGAGAAAATTTCCTATCAGGACTATTTGGGACTCTTGTTGAAAGAGCCGGCCACGGACCCGGACGCGTTCGCAGAACAGTCAGAGGAGATACTCAAGTATTCGGTTGTTGTTAAAAACCAGGGCGGTTTCGATCTTGTGCTGGCTCCTGACCCCGAAAAGGTTGAGATGGACCCGGACCTTCAGGAGCTGGAAAACGCGATGGGTACCGCCAATCGCCTGGCCAGATGGCGACGGCAGAGCCAGTTTCGAAGACGGCTGAACGCGGGCGAAAACCGTCCGGTTCTGGTTTCTGAAGGTGACAGCTGGTTTCAGTTCCCGGTCCTGATCAAAGACGTTATTGACCAGCTCAACAGGCACTTTCTGATTTATTCTGTTGGAGCTGCCGGCGACACGGCTGAGAACATGGTTTATGGACCTGAAAAAAAAGCGCGCCGTGAATACATGAGTTCACTGGGGAAGATGCGCGACCATGTTGACGCCTTCCTGTTTTCTGCCGCCGGCAACGACATTATCGGGGCTGATCCGGACACCGGCGAACCCGTGCTCTACGATCTGATCCGGCCGTTCAACGGCAATCCCGGCGACATTGCGGGGCACATCGATCACGCGGTTCTGAAAGAAAAACTGACCTTCCTGAAGACGGCCTACAGGAAGGTAATTTCCGACATCAGAGCGGATCCCGGATTTCGCAATCTGCCGATTGTTATTCATGGATATGACTATGCGTTTCCTTATCCGCACCATCCAGCCGGGGGCAAGGACAGGCGCAATCCCAAATATGCGGACAAGAACCAGTGGCTGGGAGACCCGCTGGACCGGCGCGGTATTGTCAGCCAGTCCCTGCGGCGCAATCTGATCATGTACCTCGTGGATGAGCTTTACGGCATGTTGGCCGGGCTGTCGGCAAACCCGTTGAATACTGGCGTCTGGCTGGTCGATTGTCGCGGGGCAATGCCCGAAGTCTCGGACTGGAACGACGAGATACACGGCACGGACGATGGTTATACGGCTGTCGCTGCGCGCTTTCGCCAGACAATCGAGCAGGCATTGGCTCATCGCGCGACGTTGATATCCTAGCTGACGATTGAATGGTCATAGGCCACTCAATAGTGACCGCACCGGTCCTTTTGGACCGGAAGCGCTTCTAGCGTTGCGCCGTCGGACCTGCTGACCAAGCCACTGCGGACCGCTTTCGAGGTCAACCAGTAGCAGCGGGGAAACCAACGCACCGTGGCCATTGCATTGCCGTGTGTGACCTTGTCACGATAGCAGCGTGTTTCCTGCACCTATTCCGTGCATCTTGATCTGGCTCAAAGACGTTTCTCCCCATCTTTGGGAGCGTAGAGCAATCGGAGTTTCTGGCGATTGAACGTGCCCGGTGTTGGTCATTCCTTGTGAAAGGCATTTCGTTCAAATCGATTTACCAGCCGGAAGCGAACCTGGACGGATCACGAGGGAGCTCACTATGGACAACGGTCGAAATGGCGCCGGCGCCAACGGCCTCACAGCTTCATCCTGTAATGTGGCTCCTGTTCCGCAGTCAGAAATCGCTGCCATTTGTGAGAGGTTCGGCAATGACAAGCACCGGATGCTCGACATACTTCACGATGTTCAGGACCGCTATCGCTGCATAGCTCCCTCAACCATGGATGCGATTGCGTCGCACACCGATCTCACGCGCATCGAAGTTGAAGGAGTTGCGAGTTTTTATTCGTTCCTCTCTTTGACACCGAAGGGACGGGTGACGATCCGCTTGTGCGACGACATTGTCGACCGCTTTTGTGGTTTGGACGATGTTGTCGCCGTATTTGAAGACGTTCTTGGCATCAAGCTCGGTGAGACGTCCGCTGATGGGGCATTTTCTCTCGAGACGACACCTTGCATCGGCATGTGCGATCAGGCACCGGCCGCCATGGTGAACAATGTCATGCTGACCAGCCTGACACCCGAGACCGCTCGCACGGCCGCAGAGGCATTGATGGCAGGTCAGGCTCCTGAAAGCCTTGTCAGCGATCGCTTTAACGAACTGTCAGCGCACGAGCGGGCCGTGCGGATGGTTGAAAACAACATTCGGCACGCCGGGGCCGTATTGCTTGGACCAGTGCCGGAAGATGCAGGCCTCAACAATGCCGTTGGCATGAGACCGAGCCAGATCATCAATGCAGTTGAAGAAAGCGGCTTGCGCGGTTGCGGCGGTGCCGGTTTCACCACCGGCAGAAAATGGCGTTTCGCGGCCAGTGAGAAGCTCGACAGGCACTTTGTGATCTGCAATGCCGACGAAGGTGAGCCGGGAACCTTCAAGGACCGTGTGCTTTTGACAGAGCGCCCGCACCTTCTCGTTGAAGGAATGACGATAGCTGCACGGGCAGTTGGCGCTCGCGAGGGAATATTATACCTGCGAGGTGAATACGTTTATCTGCGCGAGTTGTTGGAAGGCGTGCTTGAGGAGCGTCGCCGCCGCGGGCTGCTTGGCAAAGACATTCTCGGCGTCAAAGGTTTTGAATTCGACATCCGGTTACAGCTCGGTGCCGGTGCTTATATCTGTGGTGAAGAAGGCGCTTTGATCAGTTCCTGTGAAGGCCTGCCGGGCGAACCAAAGACGCGACCTCCGTTTCCAGTCAGTCGCGGGTATCTTGGTTACCCGACGGTGGTCAACAATGTTGAAACCTTCTGCCATGCAGCGCGCATCCTGGATCAAGGTGCCAAGTGGTTTCACGCGATGGGGACCGAAGGATCCCACGGAACCAAACTCTTTTCCGTCTGCGGCGACTGTCTGAACCCGGGTATATACGAGCTGCCCTACGGGCACTCGGTCTGGGAACTGCTTGAGATGGTTGGCGGCACCGATGCTGCCGCTGTTCAGGTAGGGGGCCCAAGCGGGACCATGATCGGCCGCGACAGCTTCCATCGCAAACTCACCTTCGATGATCTGGCGACGGGCGGTGCGATCATCATCTTCAACGGACAGAGGAATATTCTGGAAATCGTTGAATACTACATGTCCTTTTTCGTTCACGAGAGCTGCGGTTATTGTACGCCTTGCCGGGTCGGGAACGTCTTTCTGCAGAAGGCGATCCAGAAGTTCCAGAAGGGGCTCGCCAATCCTGAAGACATTGACTACTTGAAGGACCTTTCCGGAACCATCATAGAGACCAGCCGATGTGGTCTCGGCATGACGTCGCCCAATCCGATCCTCTCAACGCTTAAGAATTTTCCGCTTGTCTATTCGGCCGTTTCCAAGCCGAGCAAGGATGGCATTCGCGATACGTTCGACATTCAGTCGGCGATCGACGGCGCGCGCAAGATTGCCAAGCGCCGCTCCTACATCTTCGACAAGGACTTCACCCAATGAGCGGAACAGAGAAGGAAACCGGCTTCACTTTCACCATCGATGGGGTGGAGATCAAGGCCCATGCGGGGCAGACGATTATGGAAGCGGCTGACGCTGCGGGTGTCTATATTCCGCGCTTGTGTGATCACGAAGGGTTACGGCATCAGGGCAGTTGCCGGGTCTGCACAGTAAAGGCAGGTGGCCGCAGCGTCGCTGCCTGCACGCAGCCGGCGGCGCCTGGCCAGGCAGTCGAAAACGAAACTCCGCATCTTACAAAAATGCGCCGTGACCTTGTGGAGATGCTGTTCCATGAAGGCAACCATTTGTGCCCGATCTGCGAGGCCAGCGGCAATTGCGAATTGCAGGCAATGGCCTACCGGCTCGACATGACCGAAGCCACCAAGTTTCCATATCTGGAGCCGTGCCGTGCGCTCGACGCATCGCACCCCGACATCGCGCTGGACACCAATCGCTGTATTTCTTGTGGCCGTTGTATTCGCGCCTCGCAGGATGTCGATGGCAAAGGTGTCTTTGGCTATGTCGGGCGCGGCATCCACCGCCGGGTCGCCGTGAACGGTGAGAACCTTGCCGATACGGATGCGCAAGTTTCCGATCATGCGATGTCGAGTGAAGTCTGCCCAGTGGGCTGCATCATCCGCAAGCGCGTCGGTTTCGCCGTCCCGATCGGTGAGCGTGAGTTCGACAAGGGATTGATCGGCCATGAGATCGAGGAGAAGCGCAAATGAGCGAACTTCCCAAGGCTCGCATAGCAACAGCGTCTTTGGCCGGGTGCTTTGGATGCCATATGGCGATCCTCGATATCGATGAGCGTCTGATTGAGTTGATGAAACTGGTCGACGTCGACCGTTCTCCGCTAACAGACAAGAAAAAATTCACCGAGCGCTGTGATATCGGCATTATTGAAGGGGGATGCTGTAACGAGGAAAACGTGCATGTGCTGCACGATTTCAGACGGAATTGCGACATCCTGATCGCGCTCGGGCAATGTGCCATCATGGGTGGACTTCCAGCGATGCGAAACGCGATCATGCATTCCGATGCGCCTTTGCGTGAGTGCCTTGACGAGGCCTACATCACCGGGAAATACATCCGCAATACGACCCATAATGTGCCGAACGATCCCGCTTTGCCGTTGTTGCTCGACGAGGTCTATCCCTGCTCCCAAGTGGTGGAGATCGACTACCAGATCCCGGGCTGTGCACCGACAGGCGATGTAATTTTCGACACGCTCTTCAAACTGCTGACCGGAAAATTCCGCGGCTTTGAACGCGAAATGATCAGGTTCGACTAAGGGCGCGTTCTGAACCCTTTTTTGGAAGTGTCGCCGGTCCGCCGGCGCACAGATGCAACCCACCAGAGTTGGCTGGAAATTCGAGATGACTGAACCCAGAATGATTGAAATCTCGCCGGTCACCCGCGTTGAAGGACACGGGAAGGTCACCATCCACCTCAATGCGGAAAATGAGGTCGACGAAGCTCGGCTGCACATTGTCGAATTCCGCGGATTTGAGCGTTTCATCCGTGGCCGTCTGAT belongs to Roseibium porphyridii and includes:
- a CDS encoding carbohydrate ABC transporter permease, with amino-acid sequence MRMKSLVPALYILFLMLPIYWLVAMSFKTTNEILAGFTLFPQTWTLANYIEIFTDPTWYWGYINSIIYVTMNTVISVLVALPAAYAFSRYSFVGDKQLFFWLLTNRMAPAAVFALPFFQLYSAVGLFDTHIAVALAHCLFNIPLAVWILEGFMSGVPKELDETAYVDGYSFPRFFATIFLPAIKSGVGVAAFFCFMFSWVEMLLSKTLTAVEAKPIAAVMTRTASSAGYELGLLAAAGTLTIIPGAIVIYFVRNYIAKGFALGRV
- a CDS encoding DUF2160 domain-containing protein produces the protein MLGWMAWTWPTALLFVGIFSAVGFLTFLEIRYPGGDARQGVLGLTTTRGDRLFITLLGTAYIFLAWLGLIGYPLWGALGLSLAWCVFCFWKV
- a CDS encoding BlaI/MecI/CopY family transcriptional regulator: MRKRKSNEFLTEVELEFMTELWKIGEGSVRDILDCLPSERKLAYTSCATIMRILDEKGFVDSRKEGKTFIYSPVLTKDAYQSRSIRNLSEKLFDGTPASLVARLVDEYEFSEDDLEEIRALLDRRRTDDAT
- a CDS encoding M56 family metallopeptidase, which encodes MTLLNMMLDVYIDLNVTLAVTALIWMVVKLVMTRTGIKLAYNLQLALLNGLFAVLILSPAAAALYHYLGTLQMVPAAASVNLSDMVVAQYIRGGIDMPAQDFQAILGMRGQISEGILSFSPGIGGAIAVLLLAGFTYFGLRLVSSFVRLSDFLSNCHEWRRSGRVQLLLSDWALVPFSARGLSRHYIVIPSELLTQPEDLKLVMRHELQHVRQGDVTWEIALETLRPFFFWNPFFYVWKSEVERLRELACDQKVTEDKRIDVMAYCMCLLRAAQAGLKKRQEQAAKRVTGDIAAVALIEVQDKVLRRSPSQKLRRRVEALLDTKQVRPHWGVLGLAVLPVVAVVFLTALSIQKPPDWTHDRLMLSTIVNLERLEAINTFGQRPLR
- a CDS encoding NAD(P)H-dependent oxidoreductase subunit E, which translates into the protein MDNGRNGAGANGLTASSCNVAPVPQSEIAAICERFGNDKHRMLDILHDVQDRYRCIAPSTMDAIASHTDLTRIEVEGVASFYSFLSLTPKGRVTIRLCDDIVDRFCGLDDVVAVFEDVLGIKLGETSADGAFSLETTPCIGMCDQAPAAMVNNVMLTSLTPETARTAAEALMAGQAPESLVSDRFNELSAHERAVRMVENNIRHAGAVLLGPVPEDAGLNNAVGMRPSQIINAVEESGLRGCGGAGFTTGRKWRFAASEKLDRHFVICNADEGEPGTFKDRVLLTERPHLLVEGMTIAARAVGAREGILYLRGEYVYLRELLEGVLEERRRRGLLGKDILGVKGFEFDIRLQLGAGAYICGEEGALISSCEGLPGEPKTRPPFPVSRGYLGYPTVVNNVETFCHAARILDQGAKWFHAMGTEGSHGTKLFSVCGDCLNPGIYELPYGHSVWELLEMVGGTDAAAVQVGGPSGTMIGRDSFHRKLTFDDLATGGAIIIFNGQRNILEIVEYYMSFFVHESCGYCTPCRVGNVFLQKAIQKFQKGLANPEDIDYLKDLSGTIIETSRCGLGMTSPNPILSTLKNFPLVYSAVSKPSKDGIRDTFDIQSAIDGARKIAKRRSYIFDKDFTQ
- a CDS encoding 2Fe-2S iron-sulfur cluster-binding protein gives rise to the protein MSGTEKETGFTFTIDGVEIKAHAGQTIMEAADAAGVYIPRLCDHEGLRHQGSCRVCTVKAGGRSVAACTQPAAPGQAVENETPHLTKMRRDLVEMLFHEGNHLCPICEASGNCELQAMAYRLDMTEATKFPYLEPCRALDASHPDIALDTNRCISCGRCIRASQDVDGKGVFGYVGRGIHRRVAVNGENLADTDAQVSDHAMSSEVCPVGCIIRKRVGFAVPIGEREFDKGLIGHEIEEKRK
- a CDS encoding NADP oxidoreductase, producing the protein MSELPKARIATASLAGCFGCHMAILDIDERLIELMKLVDVDRSPLTDKKKFTERCDIGIIEGGCCNEENVHVLHDFRRNCDILIALGQCAIMGGLPAMRNAIMHSDAPLRECLDEAYITGKYIRNTTHNVPNDPALPLLLDEVYPCSQVVEIDYQIPGCAPTGDVIFDTLFKLLTGKFRGFEREMIRFD